One Falsihalocynthiibacter arcticus DNA segment encodes these proteins:
- a CDS encoding DUF3489 domain-containing protein has protein sequence MDQVAQDLALKGGAKLPATLAQRKQNKTKKDRLIALLSKPNGPGVSVLCKALSWQKHTVRAALSGLRKQGLAIETARSVKGDEAVYTLTVQSKVEIHS, from the coding sequence ATGGATCAAGTTGCACAAGACCTAGCGCTCAAGGGGGGTGCAAAACTGCCTGCGACGCTTGCTCAAAGGAAGCAGAATAAAACCAAAAAGGACCGACTTATTGCGCTGTTGTCCAAACCAAATGGCCCAGGGGTGTCCGTTCTGTGTAAGGCGCTGAGCTGGCAGAAACACACGGTGCGGGCCGCGCTGTCAGGGCTGCGCAAACAGGGATTGGCAATAGAGACCGCGAGATCTGTGAAGGGCGATGAGGCGGTTTACACCCTCACAGTACAGTCAAAAGTAGAGATCCATTCATGA
- a CDS encoding acyl carrier protein: MRKVIESVFLEVFKREADGDPLPDITETMILLDSGLDSLGFAILVVELEGRLGFDPFSLSEEAFYPQTFGEFIEFYEKNKP, from the coding sequence ATGCGTAAAGTTATAGAGAGTGTCTTCCTTGAAGTTTTCAAACGGGAAGCAGATGGCGATCCGCTGCCTGATATTACAGAGACCATGATCCTCCTTGATTCTGGGCTGGACAGTCTCGGGTTTGCTATTCTGGTAGTAGAATTAGAGGGACGGCTGGGCTTTGACCCGTTTTCTTTGTCGGAAGAAGCCTTTTACCCACAAACATTTGGCGAATTTATCGAGTTCTATGAAAAAAACAAACCTTAG
- the tnpC gene encoding IS66 family transposase: MTSATDLPDDIDALKALLAAAEAHISAQNTTLTERDGIIQRKEDRIIRLEKLLTDFKRALYGAKSEKGDPDQYHLALEDIETAMAVVHAEDVAIDPPKTAGATKPPKGRGVLPKHLPRVEEVFAPDSTICGCGAERHIIGEDVSERLDIVPAQFRVIVTRRPKYACRDCEAGIVQAPAKPRLIEGGMPTEATIASVIVSKYADHLPLYRQSQIYARQGVDIDRSTLAFWVGKAAHELKPVHDALLAHLKRSTKLFMDETPAPVLDPGRGRTKKGYFWALARDDRAWNGPEAPGVAFTYAPGRSGKYATEILQGFGGILQVDGYAGYNRVLNLRDNAPIQLAYCWAHARRKLYELTHNNVAPIAEEGLKQIAVLYRIEGQVRGQSAEERLAMRQQKSAPKVATFKIWLDHTRTQVSAKSPTGAALKYIAKYWDGLILFLTDGRIEMDSNAVERTIRPIALQRKNALFAGHDAGAQNWAMLASLIETCKLNKIEPHSYLTSVLTAIVNGHKQKHIEQLLPWNYAA, encoded by the coding sequence ATGACATCCGCCACTGATCTTCCTGACGATATCGATGCGCTCAAAGCACTTTTGGCGGCCGCCGAGGCCCATATCAGTGCGCAGAATACGACCCTTACCGAGCGTGACGGCATCATCCAACGCAAGGAAGACCGCATCATTCGCCTCGAGAAGCTGTTGACTGACTTCAAGCGGGCGCTCTACGGGGCGAAGTCCGAGAAAGGCGATCCGGATCAATATCACCTCGCGTTGGAGGACATCGAAACAGCCATGGCTGTCGTCCATGCTGAGGACGTAGCGATTGACCCGCCAAAGACAGCAGGCGCGACGAAGCCACCCAAAGGGCGTGGTGTGCTGCCAAAACATCTGCCGCGTGTTGAAGAGGTTTTTGCACCCGACAGCACGATCTGTGGCTGCGGCGCTGAGCGCCACATCATAGGTGAAGATGTCAGCGAACGCCTAGACATCGTGCCCGCGCAGTTCCGCGTCATTGTCACACGCCGCCCCAAATATGCCTGCCGTGACTGCGAGGCAGGCATTGTCCAAGCACCTGCCAAACCACGCCTGATCGAAGGCGGCATGCCGACTGAGGCCACCATTGCCAGTGTGATTGTGTCCAAATATGCCGATCATCTGCCATTGTATCGTCAGTCACAAATCTATGCACGGCAAGGCGTTGATATCGACCGATCAACACTGGCATTCTGGGTTGGGAAAGCCGCGCATGAACTGAAGCCTGTCCATGACGCTCTGCTGGCACACCTCAAGAGATCCACAAAACTGTTTATGGATGAGACGCCGGCGCCGGTGCTCGACCCTGGGCGAGGTAGAACCAAGAAAGGTTACTTCTGGGCGCTCGCCCGCGATGATCGCGCTTGGAATGGGCCAGAAGCACCCGGGGTGGCCTTTACTTATGCGCCAGGACGATCCGGCAAATACGCAACCGAGATTTTGCAGGGCTTTGGTGGCATCCTGCAAGTGGACGGTTATGCCGGATACAACCGCGTGCTTAATTTGCGGGACAATGCCCCGATCCAACTGGCGTATTGCTGGGCTCATGCACGACGCAAACTCTATGAGTTGACCCATAATAACGTGGCCCCCATCGCCGAGGAGGGTCTCAAACAGATCGCAGTCCTCTACCGGATCGAAGGCCAAGTCCGAGGTCAATCCGCTGAGGAACGCTTAGCGATGCGACAGCAAAAATCTGCGCCAAAAGTAGCGACCTTCAAAATATGGCTGGATCACACAAGAACGCAGGTCTCTGCCAAATCTCCAACTGGCGCAGCGCTCAAATACATCGCCAAATACTGGGATGGCCTGATCTTGTTCCTGACCGACGGTCGCATCGAGATGGACAGCAACGCCGTAGAACGCACAATCCGCCCCATCGCCCTGCAAAGAAAGAACGCGCTCTTCGCGGGTCACGACGCTGGCGCACAAAACTGGGCCATGCTCGCGTCGCTGATCGAGACCTGCAAACTGAACAAAATCGAACCGCACAGCTACCTGACCAGCGTCCTCACAGCCATAGTCAACGGACATAAGCAGAAGCACATCGAGCAGCTGCTACCGTGGAACTACGCCGCATAG
- a CDS encoding DUF2924 domain-containing protein — translation MNAAPQIGADIVQDDPLADRATCLEVWRQVFDAPPPKRLSVGFLRKAILHEQQCQKHGRVPKQTLRRLQVIASGKMPSTCSTSSLKPGAHLMREWNGRTYQVEVVTEGFVMDGLTYKSLSAIAKRITGAHWSGPRFFGLAQ, via the coding sequence ATGAACGCAGCGCCACAAATCGGGGCGGACATTGTTCAAGACGACCCCTTGGCCGACCGTGCAACTTGCCTTGAAGTCTGGCGGCAGGTGTTTGATGCCCCACCCCCCAAGCGCTTGTCTGTCGGGTTCTTGCGAAAGGCAATCCTCCATGAACAACAGTGCCAGAAACACGGACGGGTGCCAAAACAGACCTTGCGACGCCTGCAGGTCATAGCGAGTGGGAAAATGCCAAGCACCTGCTCGACCTCCTCTTTGAAACCCGGTGCACATCTGATGCGGGAGTGGAACGGACGAACCTATCAGGTTGAGGTGGTCACGGAGGGCTTTGTGATGGACGGCCTGACCTATAAATCCCTGTCGGCTATCGCCAAACGCATCACGGGTGCGCACTGGTCTGGCCCGCGCTTCTTCGGGCTTGCGCAATGA
- a CDS encoding class I adenylate-forming enzyme family protein: MKKTNLRQKIRHTASWQPNRVALATRNGVFNYGELCDVFWRGSRGDVIVCCENIENFARAMIALDGAVEAVCALNPDLPQGDIKVILSKRDFTCVVTDLPIASRKVFDDAGLVCLDVNDLKSETGNLDREAVSTAWLVPTSGTTSTPKLVLHSLVTLAHTALKSSEVVDDPQVLALFYDVTRFAGYQVFFQALLGGHTLVFPGLTGPMNARVSFCADAGVTHISATATLWRKILMCPASKNLPLQQITLGGEAADQPVLDALRKAFPDARITHIYASTEAGVGMSVSDGKAGFPFKFSEKTFNGVRISLRDSRLFICSNSAAHSYAGEGQIVNDEGWVDTGDIVLVEGGRFYIIGRESGVLNVGGDKVVPEQVRHVLLEHDLVSDAVVYGKKNPFTGTLVVADVKLLAGTDKESAKRDLEFFLKKKLSSAQRPRVLRFVDDIEVNQTGKVVHKK; encoded by the coding sequence ATGAAAAAAACAAACCTTAGACAGAAAATTCGGCACACAGCTTCATGGCAACCAAATCGGGTCGCATTAGCAACTCGAAATGGTGTGTTTAATTATGGTGAACTGTGTGATGTGTTTTGGCGTGGTTCGCGCGGTGACGTAATCGTGTGTTGCGAAAACATTGAAAACTTTGCGCGGGCGATGATCGCACTCGATGGTGCTGTCGAAGCTGTTTGTGCTCTCAATCCAGATTTGCCTCAAGGAGACATCAAGGTAATTTTAAGTAAGCGTGACTTCACTTGCGTTGTTACAGATTTACCGATTGCTTCTAGGAAAGTGTTTGATGACGCAGGGCTTGTCTGCCTGGATGTGAATGATCTCAAATCAGAGACCGGCAACCTTGATCGAGAGGCAGTCTCCACTGCTTGGCTTGTTCCGACATCTGGTACGACTTCTACGCCAAAGCTTGTCCTCCATTCATTGGTTACGCTTGCGCATACGGCGCTTAAATCATCAGAAGTAGTTGATGACCCACAGGTTTTGGCGTTGTTTTACGATGTAACCCGGTTCGCAGGTTATCAGGTATTCTTTCAGGCGTTACTTGGTGGTCATACTCTTGTGTTTCCAGGGTTGACTGGCCCCATGAATGCACGAGTATCGTTTTGTGCCGACGCAGGAGTTACTCACATTTCTGCAACGGCAACTCTCTGGCGCAAGATCCTAATGTGCCCTGCCAGCAAAAATCTGCCCCTTCAACAGATAACACTAGGTGGAGAAGCGGCAGATCAGCCTGTTTTAGACGCACTTCGCAAGGCATTTCCGGACGCACGCATCACTCATATTTACGCATCTACTGAAGCTGGTGTCGGAATGTCGGTCAGTGATGGTAAAGCGGGATTTCCATTCAAATTTTCCGAAAAGACGTTCAATGGAGTTAGAATTTCCTTGCGCGATTCACGGCTCTTTATTTGTTCAAATAGTGCAGCACACAGCTATGCTGGCGAAGGCCAAATTGTAAATGATGAAGGTTGGGTTGATACTGGAGACATAGTGCTAGTAGAGGGCGGCCGCTTTTACATAATTGGCCGGGAGAGCGGGGTTTTGAACGTTGGTGGCGACAAAGTAGTCCCAGAACAAGTGCGTCACGTTCTTCTAGAGCACGATCTTGTGTCCGACGCGGTCGTTTACGGCAAAAAAAACCCCTTTACGGGCACGTTGGTCGTGGCAGATGTGAAACTATTGGCCGGCACGGACAAAGAGTCCGCTAAGAGAGACTTGGAGTTTTTTCTTAAGAAAAAACTAAGTTCCGCTCAGCGTCCGCGTGTGCTGCGTTTCGTCGACGATATTGAGGTAAATCAAACTGGGAAAGTGGTGCATAAAAAATGA
- the istB gene encoding IS21-like element helper ATPase IstB, with protein MTQAPQILLQHHLKKLRLPTFQGEYAKQAQICAAENKDHIQYLARLCEMELIDRERRMIERRIKAAKFPSTKSLDSFDFKIMPSLNKPLTMDLARCDYIDRRENIIALGPSGTGKTHIALGLGLAACQRGLKVRFTTAAALVHDLIEAQDERRLQRLQKHLTSQNLLIIDELGFVPLSKSGAELLFEVISQCYERGSIIITSNLPFDEWTEVFGSERLTGALLDRLTHHVHILEMNGESYRLKHSRKSRQ; from the coding sequence ATGACCCAAGCCCCCCAAATCCTTCTGCAACATCACCTCAAGAAGTTACGCTTGCCAACGTTCCAAGGGGAGTACGCAAAACAAGCCCAGATATGTGCTGCCGAGAATAAGGATCACATTCAATATTTGGCGCGCCTGTGCGAGATGGAACTGATAGATCGGGAGCGCCGGATGATCGAACGGCGGATCAAAGCGGCGAAGTTCCCAAGCACCAAAAGCCTGGATAGCTTTGACTTCAAGATTATGCCCAGCTTGAACAAACCGCTGACAATGGACCTCGCACGATGTGATTATATAGATCGCAGAGAAAATATCATCGCCCTCGGCCCATCGGGAACCGGTAAGACGCACATTGCTTTGGGGCTTGGGTTGGCGGCATGCCAAAGAGGGTTGAAAGTGCGCTTCACGACGGCGGCAGCCCTGGTCCATGATCTGATTGAAGCGCAGGATGAGCGGAGATTGCAGCGGCTTCAAAAGCACCTGACGAGCCAGAACCTGTTGATCATTGATGAATTGGGATTTGTGCCCCTCAGCAAATCTGGTGCGGAACTCCTCTTCGAGGTGATATCCCAGTGCTACGAACGCGGCTCAATTATAATCACCTCGAACCTGCCTTTCGATGAGTGGACCGAAGTCTTTGGTTCCGAACGGCTCACAGGCGCTTTGCTGGATCGTTTGACCCATCACGTCCATATCCTGGAGATGAATGGCGAGAGTTACCGGCTCAAACATAGCCGTAAGAGCCGCCAATAA
- a CDS encoding transposase, whose product MEATNEFLTRIPRSSDGKRRWPLELKARIVAETLIEGATVNGVAKRYGLIPSSVSDWRRMARTGKLVLPNLDGMDFVPVQIANPKALEVLPTRPITLTSVELLKGGVTIRLAADTPAARIAEIAAAL is encoded by the coding sequence ATGGAAGCTACGAATGAGTTTCTCACAAGGATTCCACGCAGTTCAGACGGAAAGCGACGCTGGCCTCTTGAACTGAAGGCGCGGATTGTTGCGGAAACGTTGATTGAGGGCGCGACTGTAAATGGGGTGGCCAAGCGATATGGTTTGATACCCAGCAGCGTTTCAGATTGGCGACGTATGGCGCGGACGGGTAAACTTGTTTTACCCAACTTGGATGGGATGGATTTTGTGCCCGTGCAGATTGCAAACCCTAAGGCGCTTGAAGTGCTTCCAACACGACCCATCACTTTGACCAGCGTTGAGTTGCTCAAAGGTGGAGTAACGATCCGCTTGGCCGCCGATACGCCTGCGGCCCGCATCGCTGAGATCGCGGCTGCGCTGTGA
- a CDS encoding Hint domain-containing protein — MTILTVGPGFSYPTIAAAMVDASPGDTISLGAGYSDETATVSKEDITIEGDINSSGIELHLAPDVSGVTLGGDAPIDVMDSDSSGLITGNTGDNVITASGGIDIVDGGLGVDRLIVDYSAGSGTTIGTSATGFIGAGVGSVGITGAGFEHYTILAGTGVNTITTAGGDDTIIASGIAANTIVAGEGNNEVITGDGIDTINVGSGNDTIFAGDGANTIIGLGGDKLIVTGDGIDIITVTSGNNIIKTGDGASTTVATSGNNVICAGDDIDTITVSSGDNVINAGDGANTITAGSGHNIIFGGKDIDTITVGSGGNYIDAGDGANTITSGDGNDTIVTGGGIDTITTTGGNDSILITGGADVVSGGTGSDTLIADYSAATGAIVTGPLAGVFGTGYAGNLSGMGAATFSGIEIFDITSGNGNDAITTGSGDDIINTGTGQDIVHAGGGSDFIYGNAGDTIDGGEGGSDSDTLNLELTSDHYNITYDSLNPENGTVEFLDTPGETLSFTNIEHVVYGSTLPPTVTILEPDEDLCDPVVPCFTPGTMIRTSAGMRLVETLEVGDHVLTRDNGLKPIVWIGSKQVTGSLLAENESLQPISIPRGSLGEDCPDRDMMVSRQHRMLMTGARAELLFGSGEVIVKANHLVSQPGIEALKLEEVTYVHIMFDMHEIVLADGAWTESFQPGDGSIPGLDLGQRNELEEIFPDLAKANRFVGFDSARFSLKSHEAIALLA; from the coding sequence ATGACGATTCTGACAGTAGGCCCAGGTTTTTCCTATCCGACAATTGCAGCCGCGATGGTGGACGCTTCGCCCGGCGATACGATCTCCTTAGGCGCAGGCTACAGCGACGAGACGGCGACTGTCTCGAAAGAAGACATAACGATTGAAGGCGACATCAATTCATCAGGCATCGAGTTGCATCTTGCGCCCGATGTTTCCGGAGTGACACTTGGTGGCGATGCGCCAATAGATGTGATGGATAGTGACTCAAGTGGGCTGATCACGGGAAACACCGGGGATAATGTAATCACCGCCTCCGGTGGAATTGATATTGTAGACGGCGGGCTTGGCGTTGATCGGCTTATCGTCGATTATAGCGCTGGGTCAGGAACAACGATTGGCACATCGGCCACGGGTTTTATTGGGGCTGGTGTCGGATCCGTAGGGATCACAGGCGCAGGTTTTGAACACTATACGATTCTGGCGGGTACAGGGGTTAACACGATCACCACAGCCGGTGGCGATGATACTATTATCGCAAGTGGTATTGCGGCCAACACTATTGTCGCCGGAGAAGGTAACAATGAAGTTATCACTGGTGACGGTATTGATACCATCAATGTAGGGTCTGGGAACGATACAATCTTCGCGGGTGATGGGGCCAATACAATTATTGGCCTAGGTGGCGACAAGCTGATCGTGACCGGCGACGGCATCGATATTATTACGGTCACGTCTGGGAATAACATTATTAAAACCGGCGATGGTGCCAGCACGACCGTCGCCACCTCGGGCAACAATGTGATTTGCGCCGGTGACGATATTGATACAATCACGGTCTCCAGCGGTGACAACGTAATCAATGCGGGTGACGGCGCCAACACAATAACCGCAGGTTCTGGCCATAACATTATCTTTGGCGGCAAAGATATTGATACCATCACGGTGGGCAGTGGCGGTAACTATATTGATGCCGGCGATGGAGCAAATACTATCACAAGCGGTGACGGAAATGACACCATCGTCACGGGTGGAGGTATAGATACGATCACCACAACTGGCGGTAATGATTCTATTCTAATTACAGGTGGTGCAGACGTTGTTTCGGGCGGGACTGGGAGCGACACGCTGATCGCCGACTATTCAGCCGCGACAGGTGCCATAGTCACCGGCCCCCTTGCAGGCGTCTTTGGCACTGGATACGCTGGCAACCTTTCTGGGATGGGTGCAGCCACATTTTCTGGTATTGAAATCTTCGACATCACTTCCGGCAACGGTAATGACGCGATTACCACGGGGAGTGGCGATGACATTATCAACACTGGCACCGGACAAGATATCGTTCATGCGGGTGGTGGGTCTGACTTTATCTACGGAAATGCGGGCGATACTATCGATGGCGGCGAAGGCGGGTCTGACAGCGACACACTCAATTTGGAGCTGACCAGCGACCACTACAATATAACATATGACAGCTTGAATCCTGAAAACGGAACGGTTGAATTTCTGGATACACCCGGCGAAACTCTGTCTTTCACTAATATTGAGCATGTGGTGTATGGCTCAACTCTGCCTCCCACTGTGACTATTCTCGAGCCTGACGAAGACCTCTGCGATCCTGTTGTACCCTGTTTTACACCGGGCACTATGATACGCACCTCAGCGGGCATGCGTCTAGTCGAAACACTAGAGGTAGGCGACCATGTTTTGACCCGCGACAATGGTTTGAAGCCGATTGTCTGGATTGGTAGCAAGCAGGTTACGGGCTCGTTGTTAGCAGAAAATGAATCACTACAACCGATTTCAATCCCCCGAGGCAGTCTTGGTGAAGACTGTCCAGATCGCGATATGATGGTATCGCGTCAACACCGGATGTTGATGACCGGTGCCCGGGCAGAGCTTTTGTTTGGCTCGGGCGAAGTAATAGTTAAGGCCAATCACCTTGTTTCGCAGCCTGGAATTGAGGCTTTGAAATTGGAGGAAGTGACCTATGTACACATCATGTTTGATATGCACGAGATTGTGCTCGCAGACGGTGCGTGGACTGAAAGCTTTCAGCCCGGAGATGGTAGCATTCCGGGTCTTGATTTGGGTCAGCGCAATGAACTGGAAGAAATTTTTCCCGATCTGGCTAAAGCGAACCGTTTCGTGGGCTTCGACAGCGCACGATTTTCCCTAAAGTCACACGAGGCAATTGCCTTGTTAGCCTGA
- a CDS encoding recombinase family protein, whose protein sequence is MKPKIRCAIYTRKSSEDGLEQEFNSLDAQREACTAYITSQKAEGWVLLPEAYDDGGISGGTLKRPALQRLLTDLDEGRVDQIVVYKIDRLSRSLADFAKIVDRLVGVGASFVSVTQSFNTATSMGRLTLNMLLSFAQFEREVTAERIRDKIAASKRRGLWMGGNVPLGYDPDGRTLIIKESEAKTVRVLYDLYREHGNIRLVKERADGLNLRSKQTVTAAGVTRGGTAFDRGHIHHILTNPIYAGRIRHHKNIYEGLHEPIIDPEVWDEVQRRLMENHARIRGEKNAAHPSPLAGKLFDETGDRLTPSHSSKNGKRLRYYISRRLVTDRSANHPEAWRLPAPQLEAAIAKAVAEHVSAPGFLPRTIPGIMATDVDQFRQGMDTLASNLNAKSTVSSWADLIAKTIIEPGSLAIALNAQVIADHLGLKADRLESDALQITAAFRLRRRGVETKIILGSSPPEIDQTLTRNIASGIEWYTAIRNGTTFEEIAARDGSSVRRIQAVTNLAFLSPTIIDHAVNGTLPPHITTDYLLKKGFPSDWAQQDDLLT, encoded by the coding sequence ATGAAGCCCAAGATCCGCTGCGCGATTTATACCCGTAAATCCTCCGAAGACGGCCTTGAGCAGGAGTTCAACTCGCTAGATGCCCAAAGGGAGGCCTGCACCGCTTACATCACAAGCCAGAAAGCTGAAGGCTGGGTGTTGCTGCCGGAAGCTTATGATGATGGCGGCATCTCGGGCGGAACCCTAAAGCGGCCCGCTTTGCAACGCCTGCTCACCGATCTTGATGAGGGGCGTGTTGATCAGATCGTTGTCTACAAGATTGACCGCCTATCTAGGTCTCTGGCGGACTTCGCAAAGATTGTGGATCGGCTGGTCGGGGTAGGGGCGTCTTTTGTCTCCGTCACCCAGTCGTTCAACACAGCTACCAGCATGGGGCGGCTGACCCTGAACATGCTGCTGTCGTTTGCCCAGTTTGAACGCGAGGTCACGGCAGAACGAATTCGGGATAAGATCGCCGCCTCCAAACGCAGAGGCCTCTGGATGGGCGGCAACGTCCCGCTCGGCTATGATCCAGACGGTCGCACCCTGATAATCAAGGAGTCGGAAGCGAAGACAGTGCGCGTGCTCTATGATCTCTACAGGGAGCACGGAAACATACGTCTGGTCAAAGAGCGGGCGGATGGTTTGAACCTGCGGTCAAAGCAGACGGTCACGGCCGCGGGCGTGACAAGAGGTGGCACAGCGTTTGATCGCGGCCACATTCACCATATCTTGACCAACCCGATTTATGCCGGCCGCATCCGGCATCACAAAAATATCTATGAGGGATTGCACGAGCCGATTATTGATCCCGAAGTGTGGGATGAGGTTCAGCGAAGATTGATGGAAAATCACGCGCGGATCCGCGGAGAAAAGAACGCGGCTCACCCGTCGCCCCTCGCAGGAAAACTGTTTGATGAAACAGGTGACCGGTTGACGCCAAGCCATTCTAGCAAAAATGGCAAAAGACTGCGGTACTATATCTCGAGGCGCTTGGTGACGGATCGCAGCGCAAACCATCCCGAAGCTTGGCGCCTTCCAGCGCCGCAACTCGAAGCAGCGATTGCCAAGGCCGTCGCGGAACATGTTTCAGCGCCAGGGTTTCTGCCGAGAACCATTCCGGGCATCATGGCAACCGATGTTGACCAGTTCCGACAGGGCATGGACACATTGGCTTCTAATCTGAATGCAAAATCCACAGTGAGCAGTTGGGCAGACTTGATTGCCAAAACCATCATTGAGCCAGGATCGCTTGCAATCGCTTTAAACGCACAGGTCATTGCAGATCATCTGGGCCTAAAAGCTGATAGGCTTGAATCGGATGCCCTTCAGATTACAGCAGCCTTCCGGCTTCGGCGCAGAGGTGTTGAAACAAAGATCATCCTTGGCAGCAGCCCTCCCGAGATCGACCAGACCCTGACCCGCAACATCGCGAGCGGGATAGAATGGTACACGGCGATCAGAAATGGCACAACATTTGAAGAAATAGCGGCGCGCGATGGAAGTTCGGTCCGCCGGATTCAAGCCGTAACAAACCTCGCGTTTCTCTCGCCGACCATAATCGATCACGCTGTTAATGGAACTCTGCCGCCTCACATTACAACAGACTATCTTCTAAAAAAGGGCTTTCCTTCTGACTGGGCCCAGCAAGACGACTTGCTCACTTAG
- a CDS encoding SDR family NAD(P)-dependent oxidoreductase, with translation MIGDKQDTVIVTGAAKGLGLAISKTLIDAGYLVVGIGRTISPEFDAFPKRASRFIEFDLMKVNEIQDLVNRILDPLDAPPYGLVNNAGTGLDGLLATQHSTDISRVLTLNLEAPMTLTKYVVRHMLKARRGRIVNISSIIARTGFSGLAVYGASKAGIEGFTRSLSREVGRAGITVNCVAPGYMLTDMTKGLSGSKLESIIRRAPLGLPETQHAAHAVRYLLEPSAEKTTGTIITVDGGATA, from the coding sequence ATGATTGGTGACAAACAAGATACTGTGATCGTGACTGGCGCGGCAAAGGGGTTGGGGCTGGCAATCTCAAAAACTTTAATTGATGCTGGCTACCTCGTAGTGGGTATTGGTCGGACGATTTCGCCTGAATTTGACGCTTTCCCAAAGAGGGCGTCTCGTTTCATAGAATTCGATTTAATGAAGGTGAACGAGATCCAAGACCTAGTGAATAGAATTCTGGACCCCCTTGACGCACCACCCTATGGTCTTGTTAACAACGCTGGAACCGGGCTCGACGGATTGCTTGCCACCCAGCATTCTACTGATATTTCGCGGGTGCTGACGTTGAACCTCGAAGCGCCAATGACGCTTACAAAATATGTGGTTCGCCACATGTTGAAGGCGCGACGTGGGCGGATCGTAAATATTTCTTCAATAATAGCAAGGACCGGATTTAGTGGGTTGGCAGTTTACGGAGCATCAAAAGCTGGGATAGAAGGATTTACTAGATCTCTTTCTCGCGAAGTTGGACGCGCTGGTATCACTGTAAACTGTGTCGCACCTGGGTACATGCTGACCGACATGACGAAGGGATTATCGGGTTCTAAGCTGGAATCAATAATTCGGCGCGCTCCTTTGGGGCTGCCCGAAACGCAACATGCCGCGCACGCTGTTCGCTACCTTCTGGAGCCCTCCGCTGAAAAAACAACAGGTACTATTATTACTGTTGATGGTGGAGCTACTGCATGA
- the tnpB gene encoding IS66 family insertion sequence element accessory protein TnpB (TnpB, as the term is used for proteins encoded by IS66 family insertion elements, is considered an accessory protein, since TnpC, encoded by a neighboring gene, is a DDE family transposase.) — protein MIHPSHGVQIFVATKPVDFRKGHDGLAALVQSHLHKKPFDGAVYVFRAKRADRLKMIWWDGTGLVMAYKRLEQNAFKWPAIKDGVLRLDPAQFETLFAGLDWRRVTALETRPPAAAE, from the coding sequence GTGATCCATCCGTCGCATGGCGTGCAGATCTTTGTCGCGACCAAACCTGTCGACTTTCGTAAAGGCCATGACGGTTTGGCCGCGCTGGTGCAGAGCCATTTGCACAAGAAGCCCTTTGATGGCGCGGTCTATGTCTTCCGTGCTAAACGGGCGGATCGCCTCAAGATGATCTGGTGGGACGGAACCGGCCTGGTCATGGCGTACAAGCGGCTTGAGCAGAATGCGTTCAAATGGCCCGCCATCAAGGATGGCGTTTTGCGGCTTGATCCGGCTCAATTTGAGACGCTGTTTGCGGGGCTCGATTGGCGTCGCGTGACTGCATTGGAGACCCGCCCACCGGCTGCGGCAGAATGA
- a CDS encoding IS5 family transposase, protein MGPKQRLRLTTKIIALVDALGNLVRFVLRPGQAHDLQGVKPLIEGVSFGAFLGDKAFDANWLREELENRGALAIIPPKSNRKIQYDYDEAAYCWRHLVENYFAKIKEFRGIATRYDKTDSSYTANLNLVAALIATR, encoded by the coding sequence GTGGGACCAAAGCAGCGCTTACGGCTGACAACCAAAATCATTGCACTGGTGGATGCTCTGGGAAATCTTGTGCGGTTTGTATTGCGCCCTGGCCAGGCGCATGATTTGCAAGGAGTGAAGCCTCTGATTGAAGGTGTATCTTTTGGTGCATTTCTTGGGGACAAAGCGTTTGACGCAAACTGGTTGCGCGAAGAATTGGAAAATCGGGGGGCGTTAGCCATCATTCCACCGAAATCCAATCGGAAAATACAGTATGACTATGACGAAGCCGCTTATTGCTGGCGACATCTGGTGGAAAACTATTTCGCCAAAATCAAGGAATTCCGTGGAATTGCAACTAGGTACGACAAAACAGACAGCAGTTACACCGCCAACCTAAACCTCGTCGCCGCACTGATCGCAACAAGGTAA